A single Desulfovibrio gilichinskyi DNA region contains:
- a CDS encoding cytidylate kinase family protein, which yields MPKINIIKRFFLVILGLFIMALGVALSVKANLGVSPISCIPYIYSLKFNLSIGELTILMNILFVIGQFLILRKKYTLLHLSQLLAITVFGFCIDFAMYLIAELNAPTYIWQVFWCLLSCVVIAFGIFLLVKANLTYLPGDGLAVVITDTYKKEFGKIKVGFDSSMVTIGIISSFILLHRLEGVREGTVVAALLVGSLVKFYNNKIHILDSWLGYEADAEILEKLPETSGDFRVITISREYGSCGHKIGQEIAKKLGIPFYDKELINITAEESGFTAEYIQENEQKLAGSLLEELYMQNYAYVKDEMPPSDVLFLVQSKIIRNISSKGPCVIVGRCANYILKDNPNCFNVFIHAGKEYRKSKIINEYGVDSVISNEEIEKLDRERANYCKKYTGENWKDSTNYHVAIDSSFYGSEQIADKLIELLPETVSQY from the coding sequence GTGCCAAAAATTAATATAATTAAAAGATTTTTTTTAGTAATTTTAGGGCTTTTTATAATGGCGCTAGGCGTAGCCCTGTCAGTTAAGGCAAATTTAGGTGTTTCGCCTATATCGTGCATTCCATATATTTACAGCCTGAAATTTAATCTATCTATCGGCGAACTGACCATACTCATGAATATTCTGTTTGTGATCGGTCAATTTTTAATTTTACGGAAAAAATACACTCTTCTTCATTTATCACAACTATTGGCAATAACTGTATTTGGGTTTTGTATCGACTTTGCCATGTATCTTATTGCAGAACTAAATGCTCCTACTTATATATGGCAGGTATTTTGGTGTCTTCTCAGCTGCGTGGTTATTGCATTCGGCATATTCCTACTTGTTAAAGCCAACCTTACATATCTCCCCGGTGACGGCTTAGCTGTTGTTATTACAGACACTTATAAGAAAGAATTCGGCAAAATTAAAGTCGGATTTGACAGCTCAATGGTCACCATCGGTATAATCAGTTCTTTCATCTTATTGCACCGACTGGAAGGAGTACGCGAAGGAACAGTCGTGGCGGCACTGTTGGTAGGCTCTCTGGTTAAATTCTATAACAACAAAATTCATATACTTGATTCATGGCTTGGATACGAGGCAGATGCAGAAATACTTGAGAAACTGCCGGAAACATCCGGCGACTTTCGAGTTATCACAATTTCTCGTGAGTACGGTAGCTGCGGGCATAAAATAGGTCAGGAAATCGCCAAAAAACTGGGAATCCCTTTTTATGATAAAGAACTGATTAATATCACCGCAGAAGAAAGTGGGTTTACAGCAGAATATATTCAAGAAAATGAACAGAAACTTGCAGGATCTTTGCTTGAAGAACTTTACATGCAAAACTATGCATATGTAAAAGACGAAATGCCTCCGTCAGATGTTCTGTTCTTGGTACAAAGTAAAATCATCCGAAACATCAGTTCCAAAGGTCCATGTGTAATTGTAGGACGCTGTGCGAACTATATTTTGAAGGACAACCCGAACTGTTTCAACGTATTCATCCATGCTGGTAAAGAGTACCGTAAATCGAAAATTATTAATGAATATGGCGTTGACTCGGTAATTTCAAATGAAGAAATAGAAAAACTGGACCGCGAACGCGCGAACTACTGTAAAAAGTATACCGGTGAAAACTGGAAAGATTCCACAAATTACCATGTTGCAATAGACAGTTCGTTTTATGGTTCGGAACAAATAGCAGATAAACTTATTGAACTGCTTCCGGAAACAGTTTCGCAGTATTAA
- a CDS encoding amino acid ABC transporter permease — protein sequence METQDRIIPLRHYGRWFSGAVLIVLMGLIIQAFIVGQIDWPVVGEFFFSPALIKGLGNTLLITFCSMIIGLILGVVFAVMRLSQNPVARMVAGLYIWLFRGAPVYLQLLIWFNLALIFPVVHLGFAEYRMVDLMTPFIAALLGLGLNEGAYMTEIVRGGILSVDKGQVDAATTLGMTRLVAMRRIVLPQAMRVIVPPVGNEFIGLLKTSSMASAIAFTELLHRAQLIYFVNAKVMELLLVATGWYLIVVTILSIIQVGIERYFDRGQNITAKRGILDIFKSITFFKRQQVRV from the coding sequence ATGGAAACACAAGATAGAATTATCCCTCTCCGTCATTACGGCCGCTGGTTTTCAGGAGCTGTACTGATCGTCCTGATGGGGCTGATCATACAGGCTTTCATTGTAGGGCAGATTGACTGGCCCGTGGTCGGTGAGTTTTTCTTTTCGCCTGCGCTTATAAAAGGTTTGGGGAATACCCTGCTGATAACATTCTGCTCTATGATTATCGGTTTGATTCTGGGAGTAGTTTTTGCCGTTATGCGTTTGTCGCAAAATCCTGTGGCTCGGATGGTGGCCGGTCTGTATATCTGGCTGTTCCGTGGAGCTCCGGTCTATTTGCAACTGCTTATATGGTTTAATCTGGCGCTGATTTTTCCGGTAGTTCATCTGGGGTTTGCGGAATACAGAATGGTAGATCTGATGACTCCGTTTATTGCCGCTCTGCTGGGTCTCGGTCTTAATGAAGGCGCATATATGACAGAGATCGTGCGCGGCGGCATTTTGTCTGTTGATAAAGGGCAGGTCGATGCCGCCACAACTTTAGGCATGACGCGCCTTGTTGCCATGCGTCGCATTGTTTTGCCTCAAGCTATGCGCGTGATTGTTCCGCCTGTTGGAAATGAATTTATAGGTCTTCTTAAAACTTCATCTATGGCCAGTGCTATTGCCTTTACCGAACTGCTGCACAGGGCGCAGCTTATTTATTTTGTAAATGCAAAAGTTATGGAATTATTGCTGGTTGCCACCGGTTGGTATCTTATTGTTGTAACCATACTCAGCATTATTCAGGTCGGTATTGAGCGGTACTTTGACCGTGGTCAGAATATTACTGCAAAGCGTGGTATCTTAGATATTTTCAAATCGATTACCTTTTTTAAAAGACAACAGGTGAGAGTTTAG